The genomic stretch CCCGAGCCAGGCCAGCAGGACCAGCGCGGCCCCGGCGCGCGCCGCCCAGCCCGACCCGGGTCGACCTGACGTCTCGTTCGCCGGCAGAGGGTCAGACCTCGCGCTCGAAGATCGTGTAGAGCGGGGTGAAGCCGACGCGCTCGTGGAAGGCGACGGAGCCCTCGTTGGCGCTGAAGACGTCCGCGACGACCTTCGCGCAGCCGCTCTGTCGTGCGAGGCGCGCGGCCTCGTCGTAGAGGCGCTTGCCGAGGCCGCGGCCGCGCATCGAGGCGCGCACGTAGACCAGATCGATCCAGAGGAACGCGCCCGCGACGTACATGACCTCGAAGTCGAGGGCGTAGCTGAGGAACGCGGCCGGCTGGTCGTCGATCTCCAGGATGCGCACGGTGCCTGCGGCGATCCGCGCGGCGTACTCGGCCTCGTCGGCGTCGGTGCACGCGGCGGCCTCGGGCGAGCGCCCTTCTATGCGGCGGTTGTCCGCGAGGCCGTCCAGCACGAAGCGGAGGTCGTCCGCTCGCGCGTCGCGGAAGCTCACGCGGAGATCCCCGCGCGCGTCAGCGCGGCCTCGAGGATCATGCGCATCATCGTCGCGTAGTCGTGCCCCGCCCAGCCGGCCATCAGCGAGAGCTTGCCGCCCTCGTACCAGGTGGGGTTGATGTTCGCGTCGAGCAGTCGCGGGCGGCCGTCCTCGCCGTCGCGGAAGTCGAAGCGCGCGTAGTCACGGAAGTCGAGCCGCTCGAAGACGCGCGCGCAGTCCGCGCCGAGGCGCTCGAGCTTCTCCGGAGGCAGCTCCGCGCGACGGAAGCTGAGCTGCGACCAGTAGGGTGAGTCCGGATCGGCCTTGGAGCCGTGGGTGAGGATGGGCGGGAGGCCCTCGTCGAGGGCGCCGAAGTCGATCTCGAGCGGCGGCAGCACCTCGAAGCCCGCGCCCGGGTTCCCGATGAGCCCGACCGTGTACTCCGCGCCCGGCAGGAACTCCTGGATGAGCACCTCCGTGGCCTGGATCTGCGGCGCGATCCAGCGCAAGTAGCTGCGCGCCTCCTCGTCGTTCCGGACGAGGCTCTTCTCGGTGATGCCGAAGCTGCCGGCGCTCACGTTGGGCTTGATGAACGCGGGGTAGCTCGATGGAAGCTCCAGCGGCTCGCGCGCCGCGTCGACCACCTGCTGCTCGGGCACGAGCACGCCGCTCATGCGGGCCGCGGCGCTCATCAGCGCCTTGTCGTTGCTGAGCACGATCCCCGTGGGACCCGCGCCCGTGTAGGGGATGTCGAGCAGCTGCAGCAGCGCGGGCAGGTCCAGCTCGCGCTCCCACTCGTTGCGGAAGCCGGTGTCGCAGAGGTTGAGGACGAGGTCTGGCTTCTGCTCGCGGAGCGCGTCGATCAGCACGGCGTGATCGTCGAAGTAGGTGAAGCGAAAGCCCTCGAGCGTGTCGAGCGCTCGACGCAGGTTGTCGACGGCCTTCAGCTCTTCTTCGCCGAACACGCCGCCGGGCGCGTAGGCGTATGGCAGTCGCGGATCTCCGAGCAGCACGCCGATGTGGATCGTCACGTTTCTCTCCCTCACCCAGGCCGGGACCCTAGCAAACCGCCGGGTGCAAGTGGCGGGTGGGCATGGTTCACTCGCGGCGTGAGATACCTCGACCCCGACGATCATGGCGTAGAGCAGCTCGAGAACGTGTGGATCCCGCTCCCCGACGGAACGAGGCTCGCCGCGCGGATCTGGTTGCCGAGCGGGGCCAGGGAGACTCCGGTCCCCGCGATCTTCGAGTACCTGCCCTATCGGAAGCGCGACCTGACGCGCCAGCGCGACGATCTGACGCACGGCTGGTTCGCGGCGCACGGGTACGCCTGCGTCCGCGTCGACATGCGGGGCAGCGGCGAGTCCGACGGCGTCCTGCAGGATCAGTATCGGGAGCAAGAGCTCGCCGACGGGGAGGCCGCCATCGCGTGGATCGCGGGGCAGCCGTGGTGCGACGGCAAGGTCGGCATGATGGGGATCTCGTGGGGCGGCTTCAACAGCCTGCAGGTCGCCGCGCGGAGGCCGCCCGCCTTGAAGTCCGTGGTCACGGTGTGCTCCACGGACGACCTGTACGCCGACAACATGCATTACATGGGCGGCTGTCTGCTGACCGACAACCTCGTCGAGGCGACGACCATGTTCTCGGTCAACACCTGCCCCCCCGATCCCGCGCTCGTGGGCGAGAAGTGGCGGGAGATGTGGATCGAGCGGCTCGCGAAGAGCGGGCTCTGGATCGACATCTGGCTGCGCCACCAGCGGCGCGACGAGTACTGGCACCACGGCTCGGTCTGCGAGGACTACGGCGCGATCCAGTGCCCCGTGCTCGCGGTCGGCGGCTGGGCGGACGGGTTCACCAACTCGGTCTTCCGCCTGCTGGAGCACCTGGACGTGCCGAGCTACGGCATCGTCGGCCCGTGGGCGCACTGCTACCCGCACTACGGTGTGCCGGGTCCGGCTATCGGGTTCCTGCAAGAATGCTTGCGGTGGTGGGATCACTGGCTGAAGGACGGCGAGCCCTACGAGGCGCCGAAGCTGCGCGCCTGGCTGATGGAGAGCGTCCCGCCGGCCACCCGCTACGACGTCCGGCCCGGGCGCTGGATCGCGGAGCCGGAGTGGCCCTCGTCGAACGTGGGGACGCAGCGGCTGCCGCTCGCGCCCGGGCGGCTCTTCATGCCGGAGCAGAAGATCCGGCGCCCGCACCGGGAGCTGACCATCCAGTCGCCGCTGAACCTCGGGCAGGTCGCCGGCAAGTGGCTCAGCTCCGCCGTCGGCCCCGAGCTGGCGCACGACCAGCGCGAGGAGGACGGCGGCGCGCTGCTCTTCGACACGCTGCCGCTTCGTGAGTCGGTCGAGATCCTCGGCGCGCCGGTCGTGGAGCTGCGCATCTCCGCCGATCAGCCGGTGGCGATGCTCTGCGCGCGCCTCAGCGACGTGGCCCCCGACGACAAGGCGACGCGGGTGACCTACGGGCTGTTGAACCTGACCCACCGCGACGGAAGCGCGGCGCCCACCCCGCTCGTACCCGGGCAGATCTACTCCGTGAAGATCGTGCTCAACTTCGTCGCCGCCCAGTTCCCGAAGGGCCACCGTATGCGGCTCGCGCTCTCGACGTCCTACTGGCCCATCGCGTGGCCCGCGCCCCGCGCGGCGCGGGTGACCGTGCACACCGAGGCGTCGAACCTCGACCTGCCGTATCGCATGCCGCGCGCGGAGGACGCGCAGGTGACCTTCCTCGAGCCCGAGGGGGCGACCCTCCCGCGACGCACGCAGATCATCCCGGCGCGTCACGACTGGCTGATCACGCGGAGCCTCTCGAAGTACCTGACGGTCCAGGAGGTCGTCGCCGACGAGGGCACCTACCGCCTCGACGACCTCGACTGGCAGATCTCCGAGCGCATGATCTCGCGCTTCTCGCACACCTACGACGACTACGACTCGGTGGCGGGAGAGACGACGACGGAGCGGAGCTTCGCCCGCGGAGACTGGTCCGTGCGCACCCAGACCCGGACCGTGCTCTCGTCGACGCCGACGCACTTCCACGTGCGCGCCGAGGTCGACGCGTTCGAGGGTCGCACCCGCGTGTTCGCCGAGAACTTCCAGAGCGAGATCGAGCGCGACCTGGTCTGAGCTCAGCTGGTGGGCGCGCCCTCGGGGCGGCCGCCGACCGGGACGACGTGCGCCCCGCCTTCGCCGATCTCTTCGATGCGCTCGGAGCAGAGCAGGCGATGGGTGGCGACGCTCAGGGTGCGGGCGACGTCGGCGCAGGCGGAGAGCGAGACGTGCTCGTCGGCCGCGTGCGCCTGCTCGATGTCACCCGGCCCGTAGATGACCATCGGTACACCCGCGCGGCGCACCCAGCCCGCCATGTCGCAGCCGAACGGAGCCGCACGCACGCGCGGCGTCTTGCCGTGCACGTCGGCGTGCGCCTTGACCAGCTCGGTGACGAGCGGGTGGGTGCGCTTGGTGCGCGCCGAGCCGAAGCCCCGCGAGGTGACGGTGACGATGGGCGGGTTGTCGCGGAGCCACGGGTTTCTGTCCCGCGCGCGATCGACCGCGGCGCGGATGCGGAGCTCCGCCTCCTCCACCGTCTCGCTCACGGCCACCCCCATCCTCAGCTCGACCAGCAGGCCGTCCATCACGGCGGAGATGAAGGTGCCGCCCGCGATGCGACCCACGCTGGTCGCGTAGGGCAGTCCGATCTCCTTGAGCAGCGGGTCGTCCTCGCGCTCGTTGAGCTCTCGCTCGTCGCGACGCAGCTCCTCGTGGATGGTCAGGTAGTGCTCGAAGGCGCTCTCGCCGACGAGGCGCATGCTCGCGTGCGCGGACTTGCCGTGGACGAAGATCGAGACGCCCATCGCGCCCGCGTGGGCGGAGACGACCGTCAGCTCGTCACTCACCATCGAGGGCTCGGGGAGGAAGGCCACGTCGCCGCGCCAGCCGCGCTCGATGGCCGAGAGCGTGCCCACGCCGCTGTCCTCCTCGGCCGGGACGGCGACGAAGACGATCTGGCCCGGGAAGTCGCGTCCGGAGGAGGCGAAGACCTCGAGCACCTCGAGCGCGCTGACGAGGCCGGACTTCATGTCGCACGAGCCGCGGCCGTAGAGGCGGTCTCCTTCGACCAGGCCGCTGAAGGGATCGCTCGACCACTGCGAGAGGTCACCGGGCGGCACCACGTCGACGTGTCCGGTGAGCAGCACGGCCGGGCCCGGTCGCGATCCGCGCAGGCGCGCCGCGACCACGGGGATCGTCGCGCGGGAGACCTCGTGCCCCGGATAGCCCGGGAGCGTGGCGAGGCTCGCCGCGTCGTCGTGCCAGACGTCGACCTCGGCCCCGATCTGCGAGAGGTAGTCCGCGATGCGCTGGATCACGTTCTCCTCGTGCCCATCGAACGACGGGTAGCGCACGAGGTCGACGAGCCGCTCGCGGATCCGCTCGGGCTCGACGCTCGAGACCAGCTGGCCTTCGTCCAGCTCCGCGCTCATTCCCAGCTCTGCGGCGGAAGAAACTGGATGTCCTCGGGCGAGCCGCCGTCGGAGAACTCGAAGTCCAGCAGGTCGCTCACCTGCTTGAAGCGCTCGAGCAGCTCCGCCTGGTCGCGCGCGCCGAGCCGCACGGTGGCGATCTCGTAGCTGAAGGCGTCCTGGTCACGCAGATCGCTCAGGCGCTGCCCGACCTCGACCGTCGGGTGCACGACCGCGCCCGGGACCGCCTCCGCCACCGCGGCGAGGTTCGCGGCGTCCGGGATCTTCAACACCTCGCAGTCCGCGTAGCGCCGCAGATGGAACTTGGCCGCGCAGTTGTAGGCGCCCTTGTGCCGGGCGAGGTTCGTCGGCAGCCCGAGCGCGGTGTTGATGGCGATCTCGTGGTTCGAGATCCCGTGCACACGCTCGAACTGATCGGAGTGCGACTGGGAGATGCGCGTGTTGATCTCGATGAGCCAGAGCTTGTCGCGCGCGTCGTCCCAGAAGAACTCCACGCCGAAGGGCGCCTGGTTGTAGCCGACGTGCGCCATCAGCTTCTCGGTCGCCTCGATCATCCGCTGCTGCACGCCGAGCGGCCAGCGGCTGGGGAGCTCATAGCGGTTGAAGCTCCAGCCCTTGCTGTCTTTGTAGCAATCGAAGATGCCGTGCACGAAGGTCTGGCCGTTGAGCACGTAGCCCTCGACCCCGCACTGCCACCCGCTCATCAGCTCCTCGGCGATGCACCAGTTGCCGTCCACGCGCTCGATGTCCGGCGGCAGGTCCACCATGTCCATCACGATGTTGAACTGGTCGCCGATGCGACGGATGTTCTCGCGGATCTCCACGATGGCCTCCTGGAACTGCTCGGCGTTCTCGATCTTGAAGCCGAGGTGCGAGGCGAAGCTCTTGATGGGCTTGAGCCAGAAGGGGAACTCGACCGTCAGCTTCGACAGCGCGTCGTCGTCGAACGGGTCCACCGCGCAGAAGGCGGGCACCATCTCGGGCACGACCTTGGCCTGCTCGACGCGGCTCCAGTACTTGTGCTCGCACTTGAGCATCGCGACGAGCGGCACGTAGCGGAGCCCCATCTCGCGGTTGATGATCGGGAGGATGGTGCTCACCGGGAAATCCCAGTGCGTGATGATCGCGTCGATGGGGCCGTCGAAGGCCTTCAACGTCGAGAGCGCCTCGTCGATGAACGACTGGAGATCGTAGCTCTCGGGCGTGATCAGCTTGGAGCGATCGAGCAGATCGTGGAACTCGCACTCGCTGGCGAGCGTGACCGCGCGAGCCTTCGACAGGTTGTAGTCGTCGAGGCCGACCACGAACACGTTGCGCTTGGCGACCTCGTACGAGCCCTCCGGGTCGTGCTTCTCCCGGCCGCTGATGGGCGGGTTGAAGACGCACACCAATCGCATGTCTTCTTTCCCGCCGCGGAGGATGTGCCGGTCGTGCTCGTCGAGCCCGTACATCATCCCGTCGGAGATGGCGTGCGTCTCGCCCGTGGCGAGGTCCTCGATCGTGCCGTCGCCGCCGACGCAGTAGACCGCCTCGAGGTGGTTCTTGTAACAGAGCTCCATCTCGGCCCCGGCCGGGATGATGGTCTCGTGCAGGGAGAAGCCGAAGCCATCCTTGCGCAAGAGCAGGCGGCGGCTGATCCAGCCGGGCCCCTCGACCTCGCGGTCCGTGCCCACGATGTCTTGGATTCGAACGATCTTCATCTGCATCCCCCCTGACGGAAACCGGATCGCGCGCGCGTCTCGCGCACGCATGACTGTCGTGACCGCGGCAGCTCGAGGCGCTCGCGGTCGTCTCGCCGGCAGCATACACGACCCGCCCCTCCGCGCCGCTGCGCGCCGGGAGCCCGGTCGCTCGGGGGAGTCGAGAACCTACTTCTTCTCGTCGTCGGGCTTTCGCTCCGCGACGGGCGCCATCGAGCCGGTGTCCTTGATGCCCCTGGCCATGCGCAGGTACATCGCGGCGGCCTTGTTCTCGGGGTCGATGGCGAGCGCCTGGCGCCAGCGCTCCATCGCCTTGTCTTTCTTGTTCTGCGCGAGCAGCACGACGCCGAGCGCGACGTGGGCGGGCACGTAGCCGTCCTTGGCGTTGACCGCCTCCTCGAGCTCGAAGCGCGCCGCGTCGAGGTCACCGGTCTGGCGATACAGGTTGGCGAGCCTCAACCGGAGGTCTGCGAACGTGGGGCAGAGCAGGATGGCCTTGCGCAGCTCGTGCATCGCGTCGGCGGGCATGCCCGCGTCGACGTAGGCCTGAGCGACCTCGGCGTGCAGGTTCGCGATCTTGCCCTTCACGAACGGGTCGAGCTGCCCGGGCGACTCTTCGCCTCGGGACAGCGCCGCCTTGTAGATCTTCTTCGCCTCGTCGTAGCGGCCGAGGTCGTTGTACGTGACGGCGAGGTTGAGCGCGGCTTCGGTGTAGTTGGGGTTGATCTTGAGGGACTCCTCGAAGCAACCCTGCGCCTCCTCGAAGCGCCCGCGATCGTGGTGGATCACGCCCATCATGTTGTAGACGTCGGCGAACTTCACCTCGTCGCGCTCGAGG from Sandaracinaceae bacterium encodes the following:
- a CDS encoding ArgE/DapE family deacylase; translated protein: MSAELDEGQLVSSVEPERIRERLVDLVRYPSFDGHEENVIQRIADYLSQIGAEVDVWHDDAASLATLPGYPGHEVSRATIPVVAARLRGSRPGPAVLLTGHVDVVPPGDLSQWSSDPFSGLVEGDRLYGRGSCDMKSGLVSALEVLEVFASSGRDFPGQIVFVAVPAEEDSGVGTLSAIERGWRGDVAFLPEPSMVSDELTVVSAHAGAMGVSIFVHGKSAHASMRLVGESAFEHYLTIHEELRRDERELNEREDDPLLKEIGLPYATSVGRIAGGTFISAVMDGLLVELRMGVAVSETVEEAELRIRAAVDRARDRNPWLRDNPPIVTVTSRGFGSARTKRTHPLVTELVKAHADVHGKTPRVRAAPFGCDMAGWVRRAGVPMVIYGPGDIEQAHAADEHVSLSACADVARTLSVATHRLLCSERIEEIGEGGAHVVPVGGRPEGAPTS
- a CDS encoding tetratricopeptide repeat protein, whose translation is MDERTKQLLSLGREHYEKREFDKAEHYLRQVLERDEVKFADVYNMMGVIHHDRGRFEEAQGCFEESLKINPNYTEAALNLAVTYNDLGRYDEAKKIYKAALSRGEESPGQLDPFVKGKIANLHAEVAQAYVDAGMPADAMHELRKAILLCPTFADLRLRLANLYRQTGDLDAARFELEEAVNAKDGYVPAHVALGVVLLAQNKKDKAMERWRQALAIDPENKAAAMYLRMARGIKDTGSMAPVAERKPDDEKK
- a CDS encoding GNAT family N-acetyltransferase, translating into MSFRDARADDLRFVLDGLADNRRIEGRSPEAAACTDADEAEYAARIAAGTVRILEIDDQPAAFLSYALDFEVMYVAGAFLWIDLVYVRASMRGRGLGKRLYDEAARLARQSGCAKVVADVFSANEGSVAFHERVGFTPLYTIFEREV
- a CDS encoding ectoine synthase, which gives rise to MKIVRIQDIVGTDREVEGPGWISRRLLLRKDGFGFSLHETIIPAGAEMELCYKNHLEAVYCVGGDGTIEDLATGETHAISDGMMYGLDEHDRHILRGGKEDMRLVCVFNPPISGREKHDPEGSYEVAKRNVFVVGLDDYNLSKARAVTLASECEFHDLLDRSKLITPESYDLQSFIDEALSTLKAFDGPIDAIITHWDFPVSTILPIINREMGLRYVPLVAMLKCEHKYWSRVEQAKVVPEMVPAFCAVDPFDDDALSKLTVEFPFWLKPIKSFASHLGFKIENAEQFQEAIVEIRENIRRIGDQFNIVMDMVDLPPDIERVDGNWCIAEELMSGWQCGVEGYVLNGQTFVHGIFDCYKDSKGWSFNRYELPSRWPLGVQQRMIEATEKLMAHVGYNQAPFGVEFFWDDARDKLWLIEINTRISQSHSDQFERVHGISNHEIAINTALGLPTNLARHKGAYNCAAKFHLRRYADCEVLKIPDAANLAAVAEAVPGAVVHPTVEVGQRLSDLRDQDAFSYEIATVRLGARDQAELLERFKQVSDLLDFEFSDGGSPEDIQFLPPQSWE
- a CDS encoding CocE/NonD family hydrolase, whose amino-acid sequence is MRYLDPDDHGVEQLENVWIPLPDGTRLAARIWLPSGARETPVPAIFEYLPYRKRDLTRQRDDLTHGWFAAHGYACVRVDMRGSGESDGVLQDQYREQELADGEAAIAWIAGQPWCDGKVGMMGISWGGFNSLQVAARRPPALKSVVTVCSTDDLYADNMHYMGGCLLTDNLVEATTMFSVNTCPPDPALVGEKWREMWIERLAKSGLWIDIWLRHQRRDEYWHHGSVCEDYGAIQCPVLAVGGWADGFTNSVFRLLEHLDVPSYGIVGPWAHCYPHYGVPGPAIGFLQECLRWWDHWLKDGEPYEAPKLRAWLMESVPPATRYDVRPGRWIAEPEWPSSNVGTQRLPLAPGRLFMPEQKIRRPHRELTIQSPLNLGQVAGKWLSSAVGPELAHDQREEDGGALLFDTLPLRESVEILGAPVVELRISADQPVAMLCARLSDVAPDDKATRVTYGLLNLTHRDGSAAPTPLVPGQIYSVKIVLNFVAAQFPKGHRMRLALSTSYWPIAWPAPRAARVTVHTEASNLDLPYRMPRAEDAQVTFLEPEGATLPRRTQIIPARHDWLITRSLSKYLTVQEVVADEGTYRLDDLDWQISERMISRFSHTYDDYDSVAGETTTERSFARGDWSVRTQTRTVLSSTPTHFHVRAEVDAFEGRTRVFAENFQSEIERDLV